In Quercus lobata isolate SW786 chromosome 12, ValleyOak3.0 Primary Assembly, whole genome shotgun sequence, a genomic segment contains:
- the LOC115972638 gene encoding uncharacterized protein LOC115972638, with translation MESSKESHTNQELGHSLKTLTLSPGKKKPTLNMLATASSWSIGDYIGMESCLDINDEVQYSSKDKNSGGESDSEVYIKKCRVKREQRRAMRQREFPPPIPLLARTENLPCHMPWVLKRHYTSDGRLILTEERVKHHEYFRAHRADGRLTLQLVPLDDEVWLPDDQCDNCCTNDEEEADIDDTEEKETEKENEEANDVDVSKTVYQSPLSEPTKVEDLSTSSEFYSSNVDTKEKETEKENEEANDDDVSNIIYQSPLSKPAKVEDLCTRYKFYNGDVDVDEVEVEKEMIHKDRSVVVEESTKIGGGGIGGTATNAAGKRLNLNYNNVASPGSCIFEVPVQQYGQFIANTNLHLCDAISLSRA, from the coding sequence ATGGAGTCTTCAAAAGAGTCCCATACAAATCAAGAACTGGGCCATAGTCTCAAGACCCTAACACTCTCTCCTggcaaaaaaaaaccaaccttGAACATGTTAGCCACTGCGTCTTCATGGTCAATTGGGGACTACATTGGCATGGAGAGCTGCCTTGATATTAACGATGAGGTACAGTATTCATCGAAGGATAAGAATAGTGGGGGTGAGTCTGACTCCGAGGTTTATATCAAGAAGTGTAGAGTTAAGCGAGAGCAAAGGCGGGCAATGAGGCAAAGAGAGTTCCCACCTCCAATACCATTGCTTGCACGTACAGAGAATCTGCCTTGTCATATGCCTTGGGTGCTGAAAAGACACTACACCAGCGATGGAAGGTTGATTCTCACCGAGGAGAGGGTGAAACACCACGAGTACTTCCGGGCTCACAGGGCTGATGGGCGTCTCACATTGCAGCTTGTACCATTAGACGACGAGGTTTGGCTTCCTGATGATCAGTGCGACAATTGTTGcacaaatgatgaagaagaggCAGACATCGATGATACTGAAGAAAAGGAGacggaaaaggaaaatgaagagGCCAATGATGTTGATGTTAGTAAGACTGTGTACCAATCACCTCTTTCCGAGCCAACAAAAGTGGAAGATTTGAGTACAAGCAGCGAATTTTATAGCAGCAATGTTGATACTAAAGAAAAGGAGacggaaaaggaaaatgaagaggccaatgatgatgatgttagTAATATTATCTACCAATCACCTCTTTCCAAGCCAGCAAAAGTGGAAGATTTGTGTACTAGATACAAATTTTATAACGGcgatgttgatgttgatgaggTTGAGGTTGAGAAGGAGATGATCCATAAGGATAGGAGTGTGGTGGTTGAAGAATCAACGAAGATCGGAGGTGGTGGGATTGGTGGTACAGCCACTAATGCAGCAGGAAAGCGCTTAAACTTAAACTACAACAATGTGGCGTCACCGGGGTCGTGTATTTTTGAGGTGCCAGTCCAGCAATACGGACAGTTCATAGCTAACACAAATTTACATTTATGTGATGCGATTAGTCTTAGTAGAGCTTAG